The Aedes aegypti strain LVP_AGWG chromosome 3, AaegL5.0 Primary Assembly, whole genome shotgun sequence genome contains a region encoding:
- the LOC110679381 gene encoding alpha-1,2-mannosyltransferase ALG9-like, which yields MFLTIAFVSTWWQKQYKMAILSIVISTFVGWPFAALVSLPFLYNVLVQKRLFRMFAYWSFLFAASVAVPLAMVDSYFYGKLTFAPLNIVLYNIFSQHGPNLFGVESKYFYFINLFLNFNIVWCFALLCPFFIAAKYVLQKLTKAKVSSTDVFWRLSPLYIWMMVFFIQPHKEERFIFPVYPLISLSGALSLISLLQINDQILQRCGKNIARLIRRLLMYGVTAVFITLSLSRLYALYINYHAPMDISSGVDVSPVVKNVCLGKEWHRFPGSFFIPNNYRLRFVPSHFRGILPAYFDETEAGTTVVHNYFNDMNQPNSHMLFDLARCDYMIDFDNGADFAPNDDEPNYSKDSATWKIVQSIPFLDASSSHSFYRAFYVPNIGQQYVKFGNYNLLAKKE from the exons ATGTTCTTAACAATTGCCTTTGTTTCTACATGGTGGCAAAAACAGTACAAAATGGCAATCTTGAGCATAGTTATTTCGACGTTTGTTG GTTGGCCGTTTGCAGCGCTCGTCAGTTTACCATTTCTTTACAACGTGTTAGTTCAGAAACGGTTATTCCGAATGTTTGCATATTGGAGTTTCCTATTTGCAGCTTCTGTTGCGGTTCCTTTAGCTATGGTCGACTcatatttctatggaaagctAACGTTCGCTCCTCTGAACATTGTGctctacaacattttttcacaacatggACCGAACTTGTTCGGAGTGGAATCCAAATATTTCTATTTCATTAATTTGTTCCTAAATTTCAACATCGTCTGGTGCTTTGCATTGTTGTGTCCATTTTTCATAGCAGCCAAGTATGTGCTACAAAAACTGACAAAGGCAAAAGTATCATCAACCGATGTCTTCTGGAGACTGTCACCTCTGTACATCTGGATGATGGTGTTCTTCATACAGCCACATAAAGAAGAAAG GTTTATTTTTCCAGTTTATCCGTTGATTTCGTTAAGCGGTGCATTATCATTAATAAGCCTTCTGCAAATCAACGATCAGATTCTACAACGATGTGGAAAAAACATCGCACGTCTTATCCGCCGTTTGCTTATGTATGGAGTTACTGCAGTGTTTATCACGCTCAGCCTTTCCAGATTGTACGCGTTGTACATTAACTATCATGCCCCTATGGATATTAGCTCCGGTGTGGATGTATCTCctgttgtgaaaaatgtatgCCTAGGAAAAGAGTGGCATAGGTTTCCCGGAAGCTTTTTCATACCGAATAACTATCGATTAAGATTCGTGCCATCGCATTTCAGAGGAATTCTTCCGGCTTATTTTGACGAGACTGAGGCAGGCACTACTGTCGTGCATAACTATTTCAACGACATGAATCAACCTAATAGTCACATGTTGTTCGATCTCGCCCGTTGTGATTATATGATAGACTTTGATAATGGCGCAGATTTTGCGCCAAATGACGATGAGccaaattattccaaagataGTGCAACATGGAAAATAGTGCAGAGTATACCGTTCTTAGATGCGTCATCTTCGCATAGCTTTTATAGGGCATTTTATGTGCCAAACATAGGGCAGCAATATGTTAAGTTTGGTAACTACAATCTTTTAGCTAAGAAAGAATAG